DNA from Coffea arabica cultivar ET-39 chromosome 10c, Coffea Arabica ET-39 HiFi, whole genome shotgun sequence:
CATTATGAAGAAAGCACTTATAAGGCAGACAAAAATGATTGCCATCGAGGGGTTTACTCTAAGTTTTGTGTCAAATGAAAAGCTTTCTGACTTTGACGGCGGTGGCGGCGGCAGCGGCAGAGGAAAAGATGATGATGGTAGAGTTTCGTTTTGGGCGGCTGCATTTTGTAAGAGAAGTGGGAGAGCGAGAACCATGAGAACCAATTTGAGTTTGATTACTGCATGGCTGAGTTGGCAAAGAAAACATaggaaagaatcctatgttttGGGTGCGTTTTCATTTCCTCGGCGAATCAGTTGGAGGCTCTAGTTTCACACATCTATGCAGTACATTTTTTGTGCGCTGAGATGAAAATTTTGTGGGAATGTTTGAGCCGAAGAGGGGGCAGAAAAAAAGCGTTAAATAAGGAGGGGAATTTGGTGGAGGGGTCCGGCGAAGTGCCTTGAGCTTTAAGATAAAATGAGATAGTATCATTTCTCCTGTTTTGGGTGATTTGACCCGGCAGTTCATAGGGacaaaaacaatttaaaaaaaaaaaaggtgggtgTGGAGAGTGAAGTGTGGGACTTGAATTGGCAATTGGCATATCGACAATATACCAACTAGGACAAGATATATAGCAAGGGATGCCAAGTGAAATACAATGAGGATTAGAGTCCATCATCGATAAGTTACTGGTTTTTCTTAGAAAATGTGCATTTGAATTGAGGAAAATATTTATCCATCTGTTCAATACTTCAATTTTGGATGGAATTAGTCCAAACTCGTACTGTCTCAATAGAATTGTTTCTTGTGCCTTTCCTTTCAGTAACTAAGACTAGGGGACCCGTCCGGGGAACTGCAAGGGTGCTTATAGGGCGAGACCTGCTCGCTTTTACTCTCAAGAGAAAGTCATTTGCTCAAAATAAAATGGCTGGTTTTTGAGGGGTTAATGAATATCTATATTGAGAATATGATTATGTAAGATGTAAAACCACACTATAGTTTTTCACGTGTCTTTATTTTTTAATGAAGTACACTTTGTAACATTAAAACCACACTATAATTTCACGTCTGATTGCATTATAGTGGAGTACTGAGTAACAGAAAGGTTGGAGTCAGATTAATAGTTAATTCCTCACTTGCTTCCAGGTATTGGCTCTCATCTACTATAAGAATCAAGTGCACCTGCTATACTTAAACCTTTTCCTAACTCTTCTAGTTTAGACAACAATCCATTCTTTAAGACATCATGAGTTGGTTACTAATTAATACTAAGCACTAAAGAAGTAAAGATTCCAGAACAAAAGGatggcccaaaaaaaaaaatttttttttttttttttttttttttgcaactttGCAACAGAGAATATGTTACACAACGTTGGGTAAATTGTAGCAAGTGTAAAGGTGCCAGTACTAAAAACTACATATGTGCCGTTAGAATTATTTTTAAGCGGAatgatttaaattcaaaatcttttttttttttacaaaccTTCCATTTTACTGTCCAATCTAACCCTCGTTCAAACTACTTTTACAAGCTTGATGGTTGTCAACATTGTCTTGTCTGGATGTAATTCTTTGTCCAAAAAGACTTTAAATTTATCCGAAATAAGAACGATTCCAATGAATCAAGAAAAAAGAGGGTCCGATCCATTTTGTCCAACAAAAGTTTTAAACGTAGTTGCGTGTGTGATCATCGAATGGTCCACGCCTCCACAGAACGGAGATGGAGAATATGGAAGCGGCCATCATAGAATGGTAGTTGTTGTAACTTGCCAGTCAAACTAAGAAGCTCCCAACAACTGTTCTTGGCACGTACGCTATGTAGATTGGGTGACTACTGCATCATAAGCAACAAGCAAAGCAATGGATAATCATGGTTCATTACCTCCATGAACAATGCTTGCACGTCCGCCTTAAAAAGGTTTGCTTATCACTTTATCTCACCAAGAggaatttttgtctttttttttttttgagagagagaaaattttgtcaTATAAACCAAATGTAATCAGATTAGGAGTTTTAATAGATTTGACAtgtgttttttcttttacattttgTTAAGATTTTGCAACTCATATATTTGTTGTTATTGATATTTTGGCATGATCCAAGGTTGTAAACAAATGAAATTGGATTGAACTTCTGAGTCGTCAAGTTGATTCAAATTTTGAGCTAATCTCGATTTTATTTGAGCTTAAAATTTAAACTTCAGTTTGATTTGATTTAATATTCGATAAGTTCGAGTTTGATTCAAGAgctcaaaattttatttaatttttaattttatcaataatgtatataataaaataatagatatGTAATTTCAGTCaaaatctcaataagtcgaaCTTGAATTGAATCCAAATTATTAGTTAAGGGCTTGGTTCATTTACACCCTATTACGATTCATTTCATAGTTATAGTTGTCTGTTTTACAATCCCAATAAACTTCTTAATGGGATTTCCTTATTTGTAATACGTATAGAGTAGACGAAGATAAAGACCATAATCCTATCGATACATAAATATTCTGATCATTTTGttcttcaaaaatattttctattttataaCTTTATCATTACTTACAAAATTTGACATaagtacaaaatttgaattttcacttttaaattacaaatcaaaatcactattattatttttgaagTTGTAATCATTAGGATTTTCATGTTTGTTGGTTGCAAGAACTTTGATTTGGATATTGTATACATCATGTTCAAATCTTCTAATTGTTTTGAAATGTGTATAGAACTTAGTGTATTTGGAATATGCACTATTTGGACAAAGAAATATTTATTTTGTCAacacttttttatttatttattttttatttaagaaAAGGTTTCAAGCCTTACAAGAAACAAGAGCGAAAGTAGAAATTGAGAGTTGAACCAAAGACACTCTTTATTTTGCAAACatattttatctcacatatttCACGTATCAAAATAATTgttaacaaataaaaacatttttccaaaataataTTCAAACAAAACACATATTGATTCAATGTTTTGTCTAATGCGAGTGTATTTGGGTCAGTTAGGCCCATCCACAAGAGTTTATACAGGCCTTGTGGGAAAACTAGAAGCCCGTATACAAGATTAATAGGATGAGCACATTTATTTCTTGGACACCATTGTCATTGGTCAGGGGTCAGGGTGTCAATTTCCATTGTCATCCATCTTCAACCTGCTAAGGCTGATAGGATCCATGTTTAAGGCCATTTTACATGTAACCCTAAATTGATCAGATAGTTGATCCAATTGTGATGGCAGATTAAGAAAGATGAAAGGGTTTAAGtacctttttctctcttttataaaataaaaaaaaaagtatacatttttctaattttttctcTCCACTAGCTCTCGAATTTCAAAAGTTGAcaaattattttcaaaaaaaaaaaaataaaagaattcgTGATCAAATGAAAGTTTGAAAAATAGAATATGTTAAGTAACTTCTTTTATAAATACTGTAATTGTAGTGAAGTAGGGTTTAAAGTTTTGCAAGTTGTGAAGTGTATGTAAAAAACGGAGCAATTTTAAAGTCATACGAATGGTTGATTTTAGAATTGTATAAAGTTCCAATTTCTATGAGaagaaaatttcaacaaaaactcAGAAAGTCAATgaaaaaaacaagaggaaatttGGTTGGCCGAGGAATTTGTCAACAGCTCTTGTCATAAATCATCATAAAAGAGCACGCCCCAGCGTCCAATATGGTGTCCTTATTTGTTGCTAGGAAATTCGTCTTTTTAGGAGGTTGACTCATGTATAGacaacaaaaaataattaatgaagAAAGCAGAGCCTAAAAAACTACGTTGGCTAACTGCTGGTTGTCATCAGCTATTTTCTAgaaaaattattctaaataatctactatccaaacacattcGACTGTAAACAAAAATTGTAGTTATGAAAACTAAGCTTTGTTTGGATtacattttcttgaattttttatagaaaaattactgtagtgatttgatgtatgtgaatgTAATTACagaaaacgacgtaatttttcgaTAAAAAAGACTGTTCAAACGAGGCCTAAGGTCTTGACCGATTTAAGAGACTAGTACACTAAACTCCATAATTGTTAAGAATCTCTCGTTTGAATTGATATTTTCtgtaattttgataaaaaaaaaaaagttataaaaatttaatatatgtaaagtaaaaaaaattaaaaaataacttTTATATGTCTGCATAAAACGTAATTAAACTACATGTTACCGTGGCCCGTGGAATCCATGGTTTTTCAGGCGCTTCTGATATGCAGAGTGGTATTGTACCCTGCGCCGCGGTTTAGACGGTTTGCCCGCGCGAAGACGGCAGAAAGGCGGGTCCCGCCAGATGTAGAGGCTGCACACACGTGTACGGCCGGTTGTAGACAAGTTGATGCTCGTCCAAAAGAACCCGACGAATCCACCCGTCACTTCATCTTTCACACGATGGGCTTACCGTACACCATTTTATGCGGTCACTGCGGCCGTGCCGACGTGATGAAGTTTTTGGTGCATTTACGTTGCATGTGCACAAGATTACAAGTATGGGTGTGGTTTGattggagattatttgaaaatatattttatcTAGATGGATTTCTTTTAGTGAGTGTCTAATGAATAGCTATTAACGCTTCTATATTTCATATATTTTATTATGTGTATAcacatattaataattattatctttcgttatatttacactctaattaattttattttttttaaaatctcacgTCAGAATTACATTTTAATGAATGGAGCGCTCGTTAGACTGACCATATTTAAAATGATATTGTAGTATTTTTGTATAAAATAATATACGTGAAATAAAAatgtattgaaaaaaaataaaaaaaaaagtagttggcaaccaaacaaactcattatttttctatttttcttttcttctttgcatctcttcttctttttgttttaaaattctaaGTTTgcactgagagagagagagagtgtgtgaaaacaaaaaaaaactatgtGTACTATGTGCATTGTAAAGTCATGCATAAATTTTCCTCAAGTCAAGATTATTTGATATTCTTAATatatctatatttttttttttatgtgtgtGTATGCATATTATAGGATTTCAGTTTAAAAATTGTGTGGATTGTATAATAGTATATTGCAACTAATTTAGTCCCTACCTCAGGGGAGGAATGGATTGGATGGTTTGGAGAACGGAGTATAAAGTGAGAATTTATAAATTCGATCCCTCCCActtatacttaaaaaaaaattgttcccACCTTTCATTTTGCTGTGtgcattttagtcatttcatttAGTCATTGGTGTTTAGAACAAACAGCAGttatctctttttttcttttttttttttgaattgtaaTAGCAATTGCAATACGTAATCTAAAGGAGCAACAGGCTGAGTGTGGCGTACTATTTGATCTTTGAGCATAAATACTTGGTTTATGAAGCTTTTACATATTGGCTTACATTTCTCAACCAAAGATTTAGTATTACACTCAAAGCTCACCCCCAGACTTTACCATCTAATGAAGTATTGGTTTAACTATAGAAGTAGATTACTAAGTTTCCACGatacaaattttcaaaagaaaaagaatggttCCAAGAATACAATATACATTACCCTCTTATTAgtaattgttttcttttttgtcatCTTGACAGTCCAATTGCAAACTATATATTCTTCTGCAGATGGAGAATTCCTAGCTAGCACTCTTTAAGTTCTTTACTCGAGAGTTGACATAGCTTCGAAAATTAATCTGTTTCATACCATCAGCAAAATGCTGCGACAATTGACACACAGTTCTTTTCGTTGTCTATCTCCATTAGTATTTTTGTCGGATGGTAGTACTGCAATTGCAACTTCGTGCTTCAACCAAATTCGTGTCTGTTACATCTCAAGATCTCAATAATATTGGGTATTCAATTCGCTCCCGGAAATAAAAATTTCGTAATTATTTTTGGATACTTTATGGATCTGGCTAGGCCATTGTATATGGATGTGAAGGTACATTTCTTATTTTGAAACAAAAGTTCCAATGAGAGATTGATTGAGTTAATGGGACAATATTATTTGACACAAGAAATATACTAGATTGCAATAATGAACATGACATGTTCAGATCGATATGATGTCGAGAACCACGAACGAACAAAACTAACTATTAATGGAGTAACAACTACCAACGAGACAGAGGTACTGTTTGTCACAAACAAGCATCATTTTTTACACTTAAAACTATGCTGGCTTTCTAAacttgaaagaaaagaaacctcTTTTCCATCTTGTAATTACACACTTACCTCCTCTATGAACTCTGGTTGAATATATGtttattcattattttattccttatCAATTAGTGTTTCACGTTGCATATAttatatcacaaaaaatattacagtaacTCCAACCGTATCAAGCAAGATCGTGTAGTTTGCAAACTGGATTGGCAGCACAAGACATATATATTGGCGACAAATCTTAGGGGAAATCACTGTAAATGATCTCTTAAAGAAAAGTTTCAGACACCAAATAATCAATTAATGACCTGTTCAACTCAATGGAAGTATGTTATAAACATGGATGGGTGGCAATCTAGGACTCGATACGTGGGGAATTGTTTGTTTTTTGCACCAAATTAATCCTGATTTAAGTATTAAAGGAGGATCAATTTCTCTTCTGATTAGTCCATACCACCAATCAAGTCCCCAGAAAAAACCATGAAACTACTAAGGATTAATGATTGATGAATAttaaaatgagaagaaaaattgtgaacTGTTTTAGGGCAGAATTTAATCTGGAATCTCAACGtgccaaaattcaagaaaaacggAATGTCGCTACTTGCTACTTGCGAAAGTACTTGAACGGCGCCGGATCTAAATCATAAGAGAATCTTCGCCTTCATGCTTTCATAAAAAATTCAGTAGCAGGTTCGCAGAATTTGAGGTCCCAACTTTTGCAGTTTCTTAAATAACTCAACAGGGCATGTTCGTCTTGACCTCGAAAGAAAATGACAAAGAAGGAGGAGGGGGGGAGGTGGCATGGAACTGATGAACCATGATTTTTCATGACAAAAGAACTACAACACAGATGTTCCATCACCTGTGATGTTGCACAGGGTAAGTCTACAAGAATACTACAACATAGTATTCTACTTGGTTTcaaaaagttcatcaatttgGCTAATATTCAAGTATATACCTGGTCTCCATTTTCCCCTTGAATTAGGAAAAGTTTTTATTAATCATGTCTTGCTGTTAAGCGTTGCCCTCTTGTTTTACTATCATACATCTACTGATTGATCAGTGTCCATCCCGACAAGACTAAAACTGACataacaattaaaagaaaaaaaaaaaagaaaaacaaagatggAACGAAAGGTTCCCCACATGTCTAGGTTAGAGTACGGAACTTAACCGCAGTTCACGCTGAGAACACATGCCattagaattttaaaacattagaTTAATCGCCTAAAACCAGGATTAAGTTTGGTTTTATATAGGACGATGAGTTGTAATTATAAGGACATGGGTAGGAGCCACCAGGTTTTGTTACTTTGTAACAATGACATAGCCTAGCTAAGACAGAAATTAAAGTTGAGGGCTTAGACTTGACCAATAGTCCCACCTTCATTGACAAGAAATCAGTCTTTTCTGCTGTATATCTACTCACTTCTTTACTTGCTTTGACCAAATTAGAACTAAAACTCTGAATTAGATGAAATATACAAGATCTTCTTCAAGGAAAAGGGCCCTCCAATTAATCTTCTGTTAATGGTTTCAACCAGCTAAAGGGGTAGGACTCGGGAGAGGGAGAATAAATCCAACTAAATagagtgctttttttttttttttccttttttccctggCAAACATTGTAGACTGGCATCAAAAGTGCTACAGGGTGCTGATTACAACATTGTTCCTATTGCTAATGCAGACATTTTATAATCTCGAACTCGTTTACGTGTATCTTTCCTTGGAAAATCTCAAGATTTGATTAATAAATTGGTATTACTGCCAGTCAAGTTGCATTCTCTAATTGACTTCATCAGACATCGAGTGTCTTAAACAAGACAAGAATGTTATTGATACATACAAAATAATGCCAGATGGGATGCTCCCTTTCCCCTATATTAATTAAATCAGAGGACAAAATACCGTAGTTCTAAAAAatattcctccaacattttcctttttatcttgTTAAAAAAGTCAAGTAAAGAATGAATGATAACTATAAAGTATTCCGCCGGAGACTTACATAGGCTGCACAAAACGATGCTGCCAAAATGTCTTATCCAATGGTACGTTAATACGTAAAAATGCTGCAGGAATGCAAATCCACTTAAACTATCCTCTTAGTTTGTGAAATTCAAGTAACGCGTGCGTACTCATCCCATCAATTTTTCTTTGCCTGTGTGGGAATTTGTCTTCGTAACTAAAATTATTGAAACAAGTAAGATTCCAACATTTCGTTGAAACTAGAAAATGGAGATGCATGgtaagaaatgaaacaagaaagaatgTCCTATTGAGAAGATGTAGTATAACTTTGGCAATGTTGGTTAAACTTAATGCTAATGACTGCAGTACTAGCAGTGCTAGTTTAACAGAGCGACACGACAGTAGTCTTGGGAAGGCAAGCGTGAGAgaggaggagagaaagagagggccgTAGTTAGTAGTCTTGATCGTAGATGATAGCAGAATGGGCGGCAGAGTTCGTAAGGTCACATGGATTCCTCTGGCAGCAGATGTCCAAACCTTAGTCTCATCCGTcatctctctcacacacacttCGACACCTACACTCCTTTTTTCCAGATCTTGCAACAGAATCTCTGAGCCAGCGTCAACTTTTCGTCAGCGTCTCTCTTCTTCCGTGCCAGTGTCCGACCATATTATTACCAAATGAAACTAGGGCTTTTCACAGTCCTCGGGGGACGTCCGTCTCCCCCGAATAATGCAATGCACCACCTACTTGCTGCCACCACTCAAGTGACTAAATCACCCCTACTTTATCAGTTTTTTTCCCCCCGCAAAAATTCACTTGTATTATAAACATATTTATTAATTACCGTTTTATTTCCTCAATCACAATATTGTCTCACATATATAATATTACAAAACAGTGTTATAGTATTATTATAAAATGTTGTGATGAACTATATTTTGTCTTCCAAAACTATAGACATATATACTTTACTACTTACAGTTAATAGTTAATAGGGTTAAGACAAAGGTACCTTTTGCATACTCTTGGTTAATTTTTGAGCGCACACATTTATAGAACAATTGTAACCTAATAAATGAATATTTTTTCAGCAATTGCTAAATCATTTTCAACACCACTACACGATGTACTTGACCTTTTagtagtaaaaaaataaaataaaattctacAAGAAAAATGTTTAAGCAACTCGAAGGGCTTATCTCAATGTCGATAATGGTGCTTAttttaaattatataaaattagtGAGTACATTCGGAGAGAAGATTATTTGTAAGAATTTTTTTATTGTATCACTATTTTAATGTGatttatgtgaaataaaaaggttaTAAAGAAACTATAAGTGCTTTAGAAAATGTGTTTAGAGAATCTCAATTTGTTTACCAAATAAATTAGATTCCAAATAGTAAAGCAAGTTACGAATGTGTCATACAAGTACTAATTAGCATCTTATTGACTCATGATTAGAATCTTGTGAGAGCTGCAAGGTAAGTGAAAATTATTAAAACTAATTCGTTTATAAtttaaagcaaaaagaaaagtgaCAAAAAACCGGTTAGAAGCTTTGggaaatttcttttaattttttatatcaCGTGATTCGGTGCTTTTCTTTTCAATAAGGCGTTTCATATTTTGATCTAAAGTGTGGCATTATCCAACAGGCATTCTGTACGAGTGTTCAAGTcatttcatcaaaattttgaatggaAAGGTTATCATTAATGCTTGACTAGTCAACATAGGGGGGCAAAGTTTATAAGTTTGAAGTTAGAGGGGCAAATTGtaattaatccaaaaaaaaatttcaagtaaTTTTCCATCCAATCACAGTCGTGTATTTAATAAGGCAGGTTCCAGCTTTTGGATGCCGTTCAGCGCCAAGGTACTCGGTTTATCTCAAAGAGGTGATTCCAATGATTAATTTGCTCATAATAGGAATCGACCTTAAATCCTCTTATTTTCTAATAGGAATACTGTCGAGATGCATGATTATCAGTTGGAGGACAAAGCCCTCAAGGTAAGTGTCCATAGACTAACCCAAACAAATTAGAATTGTTAATAACTCTTGTTTATGCATGGATTACATGACGCTTTTCCTGATTTATGCTATTATCTTGTTACTTGTATAGAAGACAAATAAGTCAATTCATAATGCTAAGAATTCATAATGCTAACATATTATTGAAATTCATTCTTGATTTACAAGAAACGATAACAAACAAAAacttgggaaaaaaaattattaccaTTTTTACGTCTACAATACCTATGCATAAAACACGATATCAGTCCGAATTGTACATATTAAACTAAGGAATATTGTGAATTCGAATCGGTCCCGTCTTATAAGGACACATGAGTAAGGGCTgttcaaaagaaaattaaagtaTAGTGCCCAAATCATGTATATATTAAGAGAATAATATGCAAAAAAGACTTGCACCAATTGTTTACTCAAAGGTTACGTATTGAACAAGGTCCCACAGCTTGGTTTACCTTGTTTGTGAATCTATAAAGGGTCATGAGCATTATTACTGTGCTATCTATGCATTGGCGAGAAAGGAGAAACTGTATGAAGCTATGTGGTATGGTAGTACTAAGAGAATTCTCCATATTGGGCTTTACAAATAAAAATTCTGATGATGAGTTATGACTAGTCCAACTTACGACGTCACGTGTAAATCACTGTAACTTTACTTGTTTGATTAAGGGTCTCTCTCCTTTCCTCTCCTCTCAGTGAGTCagtgtctctctctctctctgtctatAAGAGCTTATGCAAAAGCAATTCATTTTCCTCACAAAGGGAATGGGAATGAATAAAAGCCTAATTTGTTTGGTCTTTTGGCTTTCTCCTTCTTGGTCTTATGCATGAACCTTCCTATATAAGATGTCAATTTTCGTCAAGCTAGTAAGCATATTACTATAGCTTTAATCTTCTTCTCCTCCTATTTTTCTCCTTGGGCCCTTTTATTCTACTTTTGCTGCTTGATGCTCATACTCCTACCCTCTCCACAAACATGCTCGTCTATTTGtggcaagagagagagagaaaagaatagaGTAGTTGAGAGGAAAGCCACAAGGGAACTAAAATAGCAGCAACCaaggaaattaaagaaaatggcCCTTGATGCTGCAATTCATATGCAAGATTCATTTGGCTACTTCTTCAAGGAATTTTACACGtcgggaggaggaggaggaggtggaggAGCAAATGGTGGATGGGGCTATGGCTATGGCTTTGGCTTGCAAGAAGAAAAGGGTTTTGTAGAGATGTTGGATAGTGGCATGGACCATAATTTACACGGGAATTGGGAGTCTTCATCTTCATCAGTTGTGATGCAAAATGTGAAGGAATATTGGGATCCGAATTCCTCACCGGAGGCTTGCACAGCTGACCAACTCCTTTTAGAAGGCGGCTCCCCTACGATGGAAGAGCCACCAGAGTCTGCACCTACCCCGGCTGCaggcaagagaaaaagaaggcgCACTAGAACTTGCAAGAACAAAGAAGAATTGGAGAATCAGAGGATGACACACATTGCTGTTGAGCGGAATCGACGGAAACAAATGAATGATTATCTTGCAGTTATTCGATCCATGATGCCACCTTCCTATGTTCAAAGGGTAACAATAATTCATTCTTCAAAATCTAATCAGCACAATAATATGATacttaaaataatttctttttgaaGAATCTTAAATTATGGACGAATGTTGCTATTCCTTACCCTGTTATTGTCTTTAAAAGAAACATGTGCAGCCCATCAGGTAAATAATTGGACTCTTTTTGTTTCCGTGAAAAGCGTCAcataaccccaaaaaaaaaaaaaaaatttcatgttcAATGTTTATTATCGTTTTCATGAAAGAGACATGATCAAAAGCAATTAAACGGTTTGTCTTATCATTTCGGAATGCATAAAAACTAGTGCTATATGGCTTGTCAATCTGTTTTCAAATAAAACAGCTGATTCAATAGTCACAAAGCTATAGTATGTGGACTACAGTAAGTAGTGCAGCAtaactttctttaatttttctttttcctcttaaaTTCCTATTTCAGGGAGACCAAGCCTCAATAATTGGAGGAGCAATTAATTTCGTAAAGGAGCTTGAACAGCATCTTCAAACCCTAGAGGCACAGAGGAGGAGAAATAGCcaacaagaacaagaaaatgGAATGTCACCACCACTTTTTGCTGATTTCTTTACCTTCCCACAATATTCAACGCGGTCATCTTCAACTACTCTTCACTCTAACACCATCAATTCACCAGTGACCACCACCACAAGTGATCATCAGCCACAGCCTAGTAGGGCAGCAACTGATCAGAGCCCGTCAGCGCTAGCAGACATCGAGGTCACAATGGCCGAAAGCCATGCCAAcctcaagattctttcaaagaGACGTCCAAGACAGCTCTTGAAGCTAGTCGCTGGGCTTCAGTTGCTTTGGCTCACTATTCTCCACCTTAATGTCACAACAACACTTGACCAAAAGGTTCTCTACTCTATCAGTGTTAAGGTTGGTTCATTTTCTTACTCatgatttatttatatatacttGACAAAGATACATTCAAACCCACTGGCTATTTTCAcgtctttatttttttttttttggcttcttATCTACGATAACTTTCcatttaaacattttttttgaggaaaaaatgtaCTAATCAATTTGTGGCTAATTATTATAATCTCTTGAAATAAACAGCTTGAGGAAGGGTGCCAGCTAACAACAATAGATGAAATAGCTGATGCTGTGAATCACTTACTGGGCAGAATTGAAGAAGGAGCTGTTTGAAGCTGAAACCCTGAAATTTTTTAATGTGTTGGGTTGAATTTTTG
Protein-coding regions in this window:
- the LOC113713835 gene encoding transcription factor bHLH94 produces the protein MALDAAIHMQDSFGYFFKEFYTSGGGGGGGGANGGWGYGYGFGLQEEKGFVEMLDSGMDHNLHGNWESSSSSVVMQNVKEYWDPNSSPEACTADQLLLEGGSPTMEEPPESAPTPAAGKRKRRRTRTCKNKEELENQRMTHIAVERNRRKQMNDYLAVIRSMMPPSYVQRGDQASIIGGAINFVKELEQHLQTLEAQRRRNSQQEQENGMSPPLFADFFTFPQYSTRSSSTTLHSNTINSPVTTTTSDHQPQPSRAATDQSPSALADIEVTMAESHANLKILSKRRPRQLLKLVAGLQLLWLTILHLNVTTTLDQKVLYSISVKLEEGCQLTTIDEIADAVNHLLGRIEEGAV